The genome window GGCATCCTCTCCATCGGGGAGGAGGAAGGCAAGGGCAACGCCACGGTCAAGGAAGCGTTCGACCTTTTCCGGGATTCACAACTCAATTTCATCGGCAACGTCGAAGGTCGCGACATATTCACGGGCGACGTGGATGTGGTGGTTTGCGACGGCTTTGTCGGTAACATCGCACTCAAGCTTTCCGAAGGGCTGGCGCATTCCATGGGTAAGATCATGAAGCGCGAGCTGAAAAGCAGCTGGCTCTCCAAGCTGGGGGCCCTGCTCTCCTTCCGTGCGTTCCGCCGCTTCAAGAAGGTGGTGGACTACGCCGAATACGGGGGAGCCCCGCTGCTGGGCCTCAAGGGCATTGCCGTGGTCTGCCACGGCAAGAGCAACCCCAAGGCCATGACAAATGCCATTCTCGTGGCGGCGCGTTACGTGAGCAACAAGGCCCACGAACATCTCGCCACGGAGCTTGAGACTCACCGAGCCCTGTCCGAAAAGGCCGCCAGCACGGAAAAGTCCTCGGCCGCCTGATCCGGGACGGGCACAACCCCACCCGAATGATGAACAACGACATCGTGATCCGCGGTTTCGGCCGCTACGCACCCGAGAATGTTCTGACCAACGCCGACCTCGAAAAGATGGTCGACACCTCCGACGAATGGATCGTCACCCGTACCGGGGTCAAGGAACGACGTATCGTTTCCGAGGGCCAGTTCACCAGCGACCTGGCCACCGAGGCGGCCAGGATGGCGCTGAAGAACGCCGGAATGGAAGCCGACGAAATCACCCATATCATTGTCGGGACCTTTACCCCGGACCACCTGGTTCCCTCCTGCGCCTGTTCCGTGGAGCAGAAGCTGGGCATCAAGGAAAAGGCGGCCTTCGACATCGCCGCCGCCTGCTCCGGATTCCTCTATGCACTGGAAATGGGCCGCGCCCTGCTGACCCTGCACCCCGAAGCCAAGATCCTGGCCATCGGCGCTGAAGTGGTCACCCACCGCGTCAACTTCACGGACCGCACCACCTGCGTGCTGTTCGGCGACGGCGCGGGAGCCGCGGTGCTCACCAAGGGCGGCCAGGGCCCCAAGCTCATGGACGTGAAACTGGCCACTGACGGCAACCTGGGCTCCCTGCTCACGGTTTCCGGCGGCGGCTGCGCCTCCACCTACAAGCCGGGCGACACCATCCGCGACGATTATTTCGTAATGCTTCAGGGGCGCGAGGTCTTCAAGCATGCGGTGCGCTCCATGACCTCCATCTGCAACGAAATTCTGGAGGCCAACGGGCTGACCAACAAGGACGTGGACGTGCTGCTGCCCCACCAGGCGAACTGGCGCATCATCGATGCCGTGGGCCGCAAGTTCGAAATCGAACCCGAAAAGGTCTATTCCAATGTGGACCGTTTCGGGAACACCTCGGCGGCCTCGGTTCCACTGGCCCTGTCCGAGGCCGTGGACACCGGATTCATCAAGGACGGCGACCTGGTGATGCTGACCTCCTTCGGCGGCGGTTTCACCTGGGCATCGGCCTTGCTGCAATTTTAACACAAATTTAAAACAGCCATTTGCCACAGGTTTGCAGTAAAGAGCGGATTGGTATATTGGATTCGATCAACTGCTCAAACCACAGCAAGAGGATTGTAACGAATGAGTGATCTTCCCAAAGTTGCGTTCGTCACCGGCGGTTCCCGCGGGATCGGCCGTTCGATCGCAGAGCGGTTGGCAAGCGACGGTTTCGAGGTCTGGTTCACCTATGTGAGCCGCCCCGAAAAAGCCGAAGAAGTCGTGGCCGCCATCGAAGCGAAGGGCGGCAGGGCCAAGGCCTTCAAGCTCGACTCCGCCGACCGTGACGCCATTGCCGCGTTCTTCAAGGACGAGGTCAAGGGCAAGGTTCATCTGGAAGTGCTGGTCAACAACGCGGGCATCACCCGCGACGGCCTGCTTATGCGCATGAAGGACGAGGACTGGGACAAGGTCATCGAGATCAACCTGACCGGCTGTTTCGCGTTCCAGCGCGAGGCTGCGAAGATCATGTCCAAGCAGCGCAGCGGCCGCATCGTGAACGTCACTTCCGTGGTGGGCCAGATGGGCAACGCCGGGCAGGCCAACTACTGCGCCGCCAAGGCGGGCCTCATCGGCATGACCAAGTCCACCGCGCGCGAACTGGCCGGACGCGGCGTCACCGTCAATGCGGTGGCCCCGGGCTTCATCCAGACAGACATGACTGCGGAGCTCCCGGAAAAGGCCGTGGAGGCCATGCTTTCGCAGATCCCGTTGAACCGTCTCGGCGAATCCGAAGATATTGCCGCTGCCGTTTCCTATCTCGCCGGTCCCGGCGGTGGGTACGTCACGGGCCAGGTCCTGGCCGTGAACGGCGGCATGTACATGTAACCAGAACACAAAAAAACCACCTTATATTGGAGGGGAAAATGTCCGACGTAGCATCCAAAGTGAAAGACATCATTGTTGACCAGCTCGGCGTGAGCGCTGATGAAGTTGTTGAAAACGCAGCCTTTGTTGAAGACCTGGGCGCAGACTCCCTGGACCTGACCGAACTGATCATGGCCATGGAAGAAGAATTCGACATCGAAATCGATGACGAAGAAGCCCAGAAAATCCTCAAGGTCAGCGACGCCGTCAACTTCATCGAAAAGAACAAGTAGTTCGGCTACAGCTACCGCGAATGATAGTGAGCGTCTTATAACCCTCCCTGGGGCGTAAGACGCTCGTTTGCTATCAAGAACCCCAACCAAGCGAGACAGGACGTATGAACAGGGTTGTCGTTACCAGCGTTGCCGCCATCACCCCTCTTGGCAACGACGTGGAAACCAGCTGGCAGAACCTGCTGGCCGGGAAATCAGGCATCGTCCCCATCACCAAGTTCGACACCGAAGCCTACAACACCAAGATCGCGGGCGAAGTCAAAGATTTCGATCCCACGGCCTTCATCGATATGAAACAGGCCCGCCGCATGGAGACCTTCTGCCAGTACGCCGTGGCCTGCACCAAAATGCTCTTCGAATCCGCCGGATGGCGCATCCCCGAAGAGGAAAAGGCCGCCGCGGGCTGCGTCATCGGCGTGGGCCTGGGCGGGCTGGAAACCATTGAGACCACGCACAGCAAGCTGCTGGCAAAGGGACCGGGACGCATCTCGCCCTTCTTCATTCCCATTCTCATCGCCAACATGGCCGCCGGCCAGGTTTCCATCGAGGCGGGAGCCATGGGCCCGAACCTGTGCACCACCACGGCCTGTGCATCCGGAACCCACGCCATCTATGCGGCGTTCTCCGACATCAAGCTCGGCCGCGTGGACACCATGATCTGCGGCGGCGCGGAATCCACCGTCACCCCGCTGGCCGTGGGCGGCTTCAACGCCATGAAGGCCCTTTCCACCCGCAACGACGAGCCGGAAAAGGCATCCCGTCCGTTCGACGCGGACCGCGACGGCTTTGTCATCGGCGAGGGCTGCGGCCTGCTGCTGCTGGAATCCCTGGAGCACGCCAAGGCGCGCGGCGCAAACATCCTCTGCGAGGTGGTCGGCGTGGGCGCTTCCGGCGACGCCTACCACATGACCGCACCGCCCGAGGACGGCTCCGGAATGGAGCTGGCCATGCGCGCGGCCATCCGCGAGGCGGGCATCGATCCCTCCGAGATCGACCACATCAACGCACACGGCACGTCCACCAAGCTGAACGACATGTGCGAAACCAAGGCCATCAAGAACATCTTCGGCGACCGCGCCAAGGATATCGCCATCTGCGCCAACAAGTCGCAGATCGGGCACCTGCTCGGCGCAGCCGGCGGCGTGGAGGCCGTGTTCATGGCCAAGACCATTGCAGAGGGCGTCATTCCGGGCACCCTGAACCAGGAAAACCCGGATCCGGACTGCGACCTGGACTACTGCGCCAACGGACCGCGCAAGCAGCAGGTCAATTACGCTCTCAGCAACTCCTTCGGCTTCGGCGGCACCAACGGCTGTGTGCTGTTCAAGCGCTACGAAGACTAATTTGTCATGCAGACAATAAAGGGGAGGCAATTTTGCCTCCCCTTTTTTATTTCGCCCACTAAACACTGATCCAGGCGCATAATTTTCCTTCATATTTTTCGCATCGCGCAACAATTTAGCTTTTGTTTATTCTTTCGCGCAGATCTGCTATGAGTGCCACATTCCGGTGGACGACTCCCGTTCAAAATACTAAGTAATGGGCCACTCCAGTCAAAAACAGTTTTTCTTCAAAACGTTCAAATAAAGGGGAACCATCATGGAAGAGCTGCTTATTCAAGATCCGCATGTAGCCGCCGCCATCGCCGCGGAGGTCGACCGTCAGGTAAGCAAGCTGGAACTCATTGCCAGCGAAAACTTCGTTTCCACTGCCGTGCGCCAGGCACAGGGCAGCGTGATGACCCACAAATACGCCGAAGGCTACCCGGGCAAGCGCTACTACGGCGGCTGCGAATTCGTGGATATCGCCGAGAACCTGGCCCGCGACCGCGCCAAGGAACTCTTCAACGCCGAATACGTCAACGTGCAGCCCCACTCCGGTTCCCAGGCCAACATGGCCGTGTACTTCGCATGCTGCCAGCCCGGCGACACCATCATGGGCATGGACCTTTCCCACGGCGGCCACCTGACCCACGGCAGCCCGGTGAACTTCTCCGGCAAGCTGTTCAACGTGGTCTTCTACGGCGTGGACAAGGAAACCCAGACCATCGACTACGACCAGGTCCTCAAGCTCGCCAAGGAACACCGTCCCAAGATGATCGTGGCCGGCGCCAGCGCCTACCCGCGCGTCATCGACTTCAAGCGCTTCCGCGAGATCGCCGACGAAGTGGGCGCCAAGCTCATGGTGGACATGGCCCACATCGCGGGCCTCATCGCCGCAGGCGAGCACCCGAGCTGCATCGAGCATGCGCACTTCACCACCACCACGACCCACAAGACCCTGCGCGGACCGCGCGGCGGCATGATCCTGTCCAACCAGGACCAGGAAAAGGTGCTCAACTCCCAGATCTTCCCCGGTATCCAGGGCGGACCGCTCATGCACGTCATCGCCGCCAAGGCCGTGGCCTTCGGCGAAGCCCTCAATGACGGCTTCAAGGAATACCAGGGACAGGTGGTCAAGAACGCCAAGGTGCTGGCCACCTCCCTGCAGGAAGCAGGTTTCAACCTGGTTTCCGGCGGCACGGACAACCACCTGATGCTCGTGGACCTGACCAACAAGGACATCACCGGCAAGGACGCCGAACACGCCCTTGATCTGGCCGGCATCACCGTGAACAAGAACACCGTGCCCTTCGAGACCCGCTCGCCGTTCGTGACCTCCGGCATCCGCATCGGCACTCCGGCGCTGACCACCCGAGGCATGATCGAGGAAGACATGATCGTGGTGGCCGAAGCCATTGTCTCGGCTCTCGAAAACTACCAGAACGAAAAAGTGCTCCAGGAAATCGCCGAGGAAGTGGAAGACTTCGCTTCCCAGTTCCCGCTCTACGCCTGGTAGACATAGTTTTACGTGGTTGTTGCGAGGGGCTCCTTTTGAAAAAGGGCCCCCTCGCGCTCCCCACCAAAACTTTCCATCCAAAACGCCCGGCTGCTTGAAAAGCAGCCGGGCGTTTTGGTCACTGTGAGACCAAATCCGCACTCTCACGCCAGGGTTTGCAAAGGGGATTATCCCCTTTGCCGGGTGCAGGGCGGCGCCCTGCACGCCGGAGACACCCCAACCGGGAAGGCATAACGTGAGTAGTTCCAATTCAAAAGCAACCATGCTAGGGATTTCCCCTGACACTGAAAAATCCCACCGGACGAAACAAATCTGGAGAGAAATACATGCCGAACAGAATGCCCTGGCCCGAATACTTCATGAGCATCGCGCATCTGGTGGCGCAGCGCTCCACCTGCCTCCGCCGCGCGGTGGGGGCCATCGCAGTCAAGGACAAGCGCGTGGTGGCCACCGGCTACAACGGCGTACCGTCCCAGGTGCCCCACTGCGAGGAAGTGGGCTGCATCCGCGAAACCATGAACGTGCCGTCCGGCCAGCGCCACGAGCTGTGCCGCGGCCTGCACGCCGAGCAGAACGTGATCATCCAGGCCGCAACCCACGGCCTGTCCCTGCAGGGCTGCGACATATACTGCACCACCCAGCCCTGTCTGATCTGCACCAAGATGCTCATCAACGTGGGCGCACAAAACATTTACTACGCCGAACACTATCCCGATGAACTGGCCGAAGCCATGCTGGCCGAAGCCGGAGTGCACCATGAGCTGCTGCAAGGCGATTTCCAGTCCAGATAAATTCATGTCCCGGGCCATGGAACTGGCCCGCCAGGGACGCGGCCCAACCGCGCCAAACCCATGCGTGGGCGCGGTGCTCGTGCACGACGGCTGCATTGTGGCCGAAGGATTCCACACGGCCTACGGCAAGCCGCACGCGGAACGCGAATGCCTGGCGCAGGCGCGGGAGAAGCGGATCTTCGAAAGCATCAATCCCGCCCAGTGCACCATGTACGTGACCCTGGAGCCCTGCAACCACCATGGCAAGACCCCGCCCTGTTCCGAAGCCATCATCGAGGCGGGCGTCGGCAAGGTGGTCATCGGCGCCATGGACCAGAACCCCAAGGCCGCTGGCGGCGCACAACGGCTGCGCGAGGCGGGCATCGAGGTGCAGGCAGGCGTCATGGAGCGGGAATGCAAGGATCTCATCGCGGATTTCCTGACCTGGCAGCAGACCGGACGCACCTACAACATCCTGAAGATGGCCGCCACCCTGGACGGCAAGATCGCCTCGGCGCAGAAGAAGCCTGAGGCGGTGTCCGGGCCGGAGTCCTTCGCCCGCGTGCACGAACTTCGCGCCCTGGCCGATGCGGTCATCGTGGGCGGTGGCACCTTTTACGCGGACAACCCCAGCCTGACCTGCCGCAAGCACGGCCTGCCCGAAAATTTCCGGCAGCCGCTGGCCGTGGTGGTCACCTCGCGGCTTCCCGAACCGGACGCGAACTTCACTCTGCTCCAGGACCGCCCGGAGCAAACCATGTTCTGGACCGACCAGGCCACGTCCGCGAGTGACCGGGCCCAGGCCTTGAAAGACATCGGCGTGCAGGTGGTGGGTTTGCCCGGCAAGGAACAGGGGCTGGACCTCGCGCCCGGCTTCGAACTCCTGCGCCGCGAGCACGGCTGCCACTATACCCTGTGCGAGGGCGGCGGCCACCTGGCCATGGCCCTGGCCGAACAACGGCTGGCCGATGAATTGGTGCACTTCGTGGCCCCGCGCATGCTGGGCGACGCCAGCGCCCCGGCCGCGTATTCGGGCCGCGGCAACGTGACCATGGCCGAAACCCTGGACTGGCGGATCGCCGGAGTGGAACGCACCGGCGCGGATGTCATGCTGACCCTGCTGCCGCTGAAATCCTCCTGAATTCAGGCTTTTATAATCGTTCACAGAGAGCAGTCCTTATGGTATATACAATCCATGAGGGCTGTTTTTTTGCTGTGTGTCGGGCTGGCAGCAGCAATACTTCTTCATAGTGCCGCGCCGGCTCCCGCCCGGGCCATGGAGGCGGATGACCTGACCTACCTGACGAAGTCCTACTACCCGTACAACTTCATCAGGGACGAGCAGGTCGTGGGCATTTCCCCGGACATCATTCGCGAGATGTGGAAGGTCATGGGCGCAGAGGAGCAGCCGATCCACATCTACCCTTGGGCGCGCGCCTACGACATGGTCCAGAACGTTCCCAACACCGTGCTTTTCGGCATGGCCCGCACCCCCGAACGCGAACGGCTCTTCAAGTGGGTCGGTCCCATCACGGTCAACCGTTTCTCGCTCTTCAGCCGCAAGGGCAAGCATCGCACCCAGTGCTTCGACCCTGCCATGCTCCGGGGAGCCGACATCGGCACAGTACGCGACGACGTGGCCGATCAGGCCCTTGCCGCTCTGAAAACGGGCGCGCGCATCCAGCGGGTTTCGGACGTGGAGATCAACCTCCGCAAGATCCTGGACCGCCGCATCGACTACATGGCCCACGAGGAAGGCTGCATGCGCCTACTGCTCAAACGCCACTGCCAGGCCCAGGACACGCTGGTCCCGGTCATGCTCCTGCGCGAAATTCCCATATACGTTGCCGTAAGCCTCACGGTCCCCGACGAACTGGTGGAGCGTATGAACAAGGCCCTGAAACAAGTCCGCAACGCCCCCGTCTACGACCGCATTTTCCAGAAACACATGCAGTAATTAATTTTTATCTCCATTGATTCAAATGAATTGCCGTCCCCTTCCGCCGAATATTGTTTTTCCATGTTGACAATACGAACATGAATTCATATTCGTATTTTATCGACAACACTGGAGGCAACCATGAAAGGATCATTTTTCAGAAGCACCACCCATGTCTGCGATTACAAGCACCAGCGCTCTTTCGACAATTGGCTCAGGGGGCTGCTGCATCCGCCGCAGGAGGTACTGGGCGGCTGGGTCAAGCCGGGCATGACCGTCATCGACGCGGGATGCGGCATCGGCTACTTTTCCCTGGGAATGGCCGAAATCGTCGGCCCGGGCGGCAGGGTCGTGGCCGTGGACATGCAGGAAGGCGCACTGGCCAGGCTGGAGGAACGCGCGGAAAAAGCCGGGCTCACCGCCATCATCGAAACCCACAAGTGCGAGGCCGACCAGTTGGGCCCGCTTCCCAAGGCGGATTTTGCCATGGCCTTCTGGATGGTGCACGAAACCCCGGATGCCGGAGCCTTTTTCCGCCAGCTCCATGCGGCCCTGAACAAGAGCGCATGCATGTTGTTCACCGAACCGCCCCTGCACGTGAGCAAAAACCGGTTCCGGGAGGAAATAGCCATGGCCGAACAGGCGGGATTCCGGTTTCTGGGACAGCCCAAGATCCGCTTCTGCAACGCGGCCCTGTTCGAAAAGCAGTAACTTGATCCCGAAGTTCCGAAGCGGTACACCACTTCCTCAGGAGAAAACATGACCAGCACCGTTCGCACGCCGCAGCAAAAGCGCAGCATCGAAAAGAAACGCCGCATCATCGAGGCCGCTTCGGAACTCATCGGGCAAAAAGGGCTCGCCGGGACCACCATCAAGGACATTGCCACAGGCGCCGGGGTGGCCGTTGGCACCTTCTACAGCTACTTCAAGGACAAGGACGACCTGCTCCTGGACCTGCTTTCCTGGCACAAGGGAGACCTGGAGGAAACCATCTTCGAACGCTTTCACCAGCTGGACCTGGAAAGCATGACCGGCAGGGAGATCTGCCGCTGGTTCGTGGAGGCCTCCTACAAAAGCCACATCTATTCCGCGGAAATGCACCGCCAGGCCCTGGCCCTGCGGCTCATGGACGAGGGCGCCAGGGTCTTGGCCATACAAACCGAACAATACGTGCTCCGCCAGACCGTGCGCATCTTCCAATCCCTGAAGGGCCGCCTGCGCATCACGGACCTGGAGGCCGCCGCCAGGGTTATCTCGGCGGCCATGGAGGAAGTGGTGCACAGCGAATGTTTCTTTGACCAGACCGTAGAGCGGGAACGCACCTTTGGCGAACTGGCGGACATGCTCTGCCGGTATCTGTTCACGAACCCGGACGCCTGAGATTTACACCCGCGCAAGCTCCTGATACAGATCGGGCACATCGATTCAATGACTGCCGACTGACCATATTCGGCAGGCCGTTCAAAGAATGTGAGATGTAAGGAAGCGGAGAAAACAGGACGCGAAGTGTATTGTGCATACATGAGCGATCTGTTTTTGAAGACGGACGCAGCAGATCGCGTTTTAGGGGCGGCCGAAAACGAGGTTTTTTATGTTCACAGGATTGGTTTTGGGCATGGGCAGGGTTGAATCCGCCGACAACATGGGCGGCGAAACCCGTTTCGGCATCCGGGCGCTCTTCGACCTGGACAACATCGTGCTGGGTGAATCCATCGCGGTCAACGGCGTCTGCCTCACGGTGGAGACCTTCGGGGAACGCTGGTTCACGGCCTATGCAAGCGCCGAGAGCATGGGCGTCACCAACCTGGGCGGGCTCAAGACGGGCAGCATCTGCAACCTGGAGCGGGCCATGGCCGTGGGCGACCGCCTGGGCGGCCACATCGTCAGCGGCCACGTGGACTGCGTGGCGCAGGTCACGGAAGTCCGTCCCGCGGGCGAATCCAAGGCCTACCGCCTTTCCTTCCCGCAAAAACAGGGAAAATACGTCATCACCAAGGGCTCGGTAGCCCTGGACGGCATCAGCCTGACCGTCAACGCCTGCGGCAGGGACTGGCTCGAGGTGAACATCATTCCCGAAACCCAGAAGGCCACCACCATCTCGGGTTGGGCGCCCGGCCGCAAGGTGAACATGGAAACCGACATCATCGGCAAGTACGTGGAGCGCATGATCGCCCCATGGACCGGGGCCGAAACCGGCGACGACAAGCCCTCGGGCCTGACCATGGAGTTTCTGGCCAAGCACGGTTTCTGATCCGCGCAACAACGAATTCACAAGCCCCTCCCCGAGGGGCTTTTTCATTGACCGTAAATTCAAATACCCATAACAATAGTCGGCAATCAGGTCTCTCAACCTTTCACTTGCGGGAGGAAGCATGGAAGCTCTGCTTTATCTGGCCATCGTCATCATCGTTTGCGTCGGCATGTGGAAAATGTTCGAAAAGGCCGGGGAACCCGGCTGGGCGGCGCTCATCCCCATCTACAACGTCTGGGTGCTAACCCGCATCGGCGGCAAGCCCTGGTGGTGGATGCTGCTCTATCTCGTGCCGCTGCTCAACGCGGTCATGTTCTTCCTGCTGTACATGGCCATTGCAAGGCGCTTCGGCGAACCCGTCATCTACGCGGTGGGGCTTTTCTTCCTGCCCTTCATCTTCTTCCCCCTCCTCGGCTTCGGCAGGGCCCGGTACAGCGCGACGGCGTAAATTCGAATGTAAG of Salidesulfovibrio onnuriiensis contains these proteins:
- the fabG gene encoding 3-oxoacyl-[acyl-carrier-protein] reductase, whose product is MSDLPKVAFVTGGSRGIGRSIAERLASDGFEVWFTYVSRPEKAEEVVAAIEAKGGRAKAFKLDSADRDAIAAFFKDEVKGKVHLEVLVNNAGITRDGLLMRMKDEDWDKVIEINLTGCFAFQREAAKIMSKQRSGRIVNVTSVVGQMGNAGQANYCAAKAGLIGMTKSTARELAGRGVTVNAVAPGFIQTDMTAELPEKAVEAMLSQIPLNRLGESEDIAAAVSYLAGPGGGYVTGQVLAVNGGMYM
- a CDS encoding deoxycytidylate deaminase is translated as MPNRMPWPEYFMSIAHLVAQRSTCLRRAVGAIAVKDKRVVATGYNGVPSQVPHCEEVGCIRETMNVPSGQRHELCRGLHAEQNVIIQAATHGLSLQGCDIYCTTQPCLICTKMLINVGAQNIYYAEHYPDELAEAMLAEAGVHHELLQGDFQSR
- a CDS encoding acyl carrier protein translates to MSDVASKVKDIIVDQLGVSADEVVENAAFVEDLGADSLDLTELIMAMEEEFDIEIDDEEAQKILKVSDAVNFIEKNK
- a CDS encoding substrate-binding periplasmic protein, producing the protein MEADDLTYLTKSYYPYNFIRDEQVVGISPDIIREMWKVMGAEEQPIHIYPWARAYDMVQNVPNTVLFGMARTPERERLFKWVGPITVNRFSLFSRKGKHRTQCFDPAMLRGADIGTVRDDVADQALAALKTGARIQRVSDVEINLRKILDRRIDYMAHEEGCMRLLLKRHCQAQDTLVPVMLLREIPIYVAVSLTVPDELVERMNKALKQVRNAPVYDRIFQKHMQ
- the glyA gene encoding serine hydroxymethyltransferase, coding for MEELLIQDPHVAAAIAAEVDRQVSKLELIASENFVSTAVRQAQGSVMTHKYAEGYPGKRYYGGCEFVDIAENLARDRAKELFNAEYVNVQPHSGSQANMAVYFACCQPGDTIMGMDLSHGGHLTHGSPVNFSGKLFNVVFYGVDKETQTIDYDQVLKLAKEHRPKMIVAGASAYPRVIDFKRFREIADEVGAKLMVDMAHIAGLIAAGEHPSCIEHAHFTTTTTHKTLRGPRGGMILSNQDQEKVLNSQIFPGIQGGPLMHVIAAKAVAFGEALNDGFKEYQGQVVKNAKVLATSLQEAGFNLVSGGTDNHLMLVDLTNKDITGKDAEHALDLAGITVNKNTVPFETRSPFVTSGIRIGTPALTTRGMIEEDMIVVAEAIVSALENYQNEKVLQEIAEEVEDFASQFPLYAW
- the fabF gene encoding beta-ketoacyl-ACP synthase II, coding for MNRVVVTSVAAITPLGNDVETSWQNLLAGKSGIVPITKFDTEAYNTKIAGEVKDFDPTAFIDMKQARRMETFCQYAVACTKMLFESAGWRIPEEEKAAAGCVIGVGLGGLETIETTHSKLLAKGPGRISPFFIPILIANMAAGQVSIEAGAMGPNLCTTTACASGTHAIYAAFSDIKLGRVDTMICGGAESTVTPLAVGGFNAMKALSTRNDEPEKASRPFDADRDGFVIGEGCGLLLLESLEHAKARGANILCEVVGVGASGDAYHMTAPPEDGSGMELAMRAAIREAGIDPSEIDHINAHGTSTKLNDMCETKAIKNIFGDRAKDIAICANKSQIGHLLGAAGGVEAVFMAKTIAEGVIPGTLNQENPDPDCDLDYCANGPRKQQVNYALSNSFGFGGTNGCVLFKRYED
- a CDS encoding beta-ketoacyl-ACP synthase III: MNNDIVIRGFGRYAPENVLTNADLEKMVDTSDEWIVTRTGVKERRIVSEGQFTSDLATEAARMALKNAGMEADEITHIIVGTFTPDHLVPSCACSVEQKLGIKEKAAFDIAAACSGFLYALEMGRALLTLHPEAKILAIGAEVVTHRVNFTDRTTCVLFGDGAGAAVLTKGGQGPKLMDVKLATDGNLGSLLTVSGGGCASTYKPGDTIRDDYFVMLQGREVFKHAVRSMTSICNEILEANGLTNKDVDVLLPHQANWRIIDAVGRKFEIEPEKVYSNVDRFGNTSAASVPLALSEAVDTGFIKDGDLVMLTSFGGGFTWASALLQF
- a CDS encoding DUF5684 domain-containing protein, whose translation is MEALLYLAIVIIVCVGMWKMFEKAGEPGWAALIPIYNVWVLTRIGGKPWWWMLLYLVPLLNAVMFFLLYMAIARRFGEPVIYAVGLFFLPFIFFPLLGFGRARYSATA
- a CDS encoding riboflavin synthase; amino-acid sequence: MFTGLVLGMGRVESADNMGGETRFGIRALFDLDNIVLGESIAVNGVCLTVETFGERWFTAYASAESMGVTNLGGLKTGSICNLERAMAVGDRLGGHIVSGHVDCVAQVTEVRPAGESKAYRLSFPQKQGKYVITKGSVALDGISLTVNACGRDWLEVNIIPETQKATTISGWAPGRKVNMETDIIGKYVERMIAPWTGAETGDDKPSGLTMEFLAKHGF
- a CDS encoding TetR/AcrR family transcriptional regulator, which gives rise to MTSTVRTPQQKRSIEKKRRIIEAASELIGQKGLAGTTIKDIATGAGVAVGTFYSYFKDKDDLLLDLLSWHKGDLEETIFERFHQLDLESMTGREICRWFVEASYKSHIYSAEMHRQALALRLMDEGARVLAIQTEQYVLRQTVRIFQSLKGRLRITDLEAAARVISAAMEEVVHSECFFDQTVERERTFGELADMLCRYLFTNPDA
- a CDS encoding class I SAM-dependent methyltransferase, which gives rise to MKGSFFRSTTHVCDYKHQRSFDNWLRGLLHPPQEVLGGWVKPGMTVIDAGCGIGYFSLGMAEIVGPGGRVVAVDMQEGALARLEERAEKAGLTAIIETHKCEADQLGPLPKADFAMAFWMVHETPDAGAFFRQLHAALNKSACMLFTEPPLHVSKNRFREEIAMAEQAGFRFLGQPKIRFCNAALFEKQ
- the ribD gene encoding bifunctional diaminohydroxyphosphoribosylaminopyrimidine deaminase/5-amino-6-(5-phosphoribosylamino)uracil reductase RibD, with translation MSCCKAISSPDKFMSRAMELARQGRGPTAPNPCVGAVLVHDGCIVAEGFHTAYGKPHAERECLAQAREKRIFESINPAQCTMYVTLEPCNHHGKTPPCSEAIIEAGVGKVVIGAMDQNPKAAGGAQRLREAGIEVQAGVMERECKDLIADFLTWQQTGRTYNILKMAATLDGKIASAQKKPEAVSGPESFARVHELRALADAVIVGGGTFYADNPSLTCRKHGLPENFRQPLAVVVTSRLPEPDANFTLLQDRPEQTMFWTDQATSASDRAQALKDIGVQVVGLPGKEQGLDLAPGFELLRREHGCHYTLCEGGGHLAMALAEQRLADELVHFVAPRMLGDASAPAAYSGRGNVTMAETLDWRIAGVERTGADVMLTLLPLKSS